One Mycolicibacterium rufum genomic window, GACGATGTCTACAAGTTCGGCAGCCTCACCCACACCGACAAGGCCGTACGGCAGCAGGCGATCGACCATCACCTCGCCTGCATCGAGGTGATGCACCAGACCGGCTCACGCGACCTGAAGATCTGGCTGGCCGACGGCACCAACTACCCAGGCCAGGGCGACATCCGCGGACGTCAGGAGCGACTGGCCGAATCACTGTCGACGATCTACCAGCACATCGGCGCGCATCAGCGAATGGTGTTGGAATACAAGTTCTTCGAGCCGGCGATGTACATGACCGACGTCCCGGACTGGGGTACCGCCTACGCGCAGGTGAACGCGCTGGGTGACCGTGCCAAGGTGTGCCTGGACACCGGCCACCATGCGCCCGGGACGAACATCGAGTTCATCGTGGCCCAGCTGCTGCGGCTGGGAAAGCTGGGCTCGTTCGACTTCAACTCGCGGTTCTACGCCGACGACGATCTCATCGTCGGCGCCGCCGACCCGTTCCAGCTCTTCCGCATCATGTTCGAGGTGATCCGCGGCGGTGCGCTGGACGCCGGCTCAGATGTCGCCCTGATGCTCGACCAGTGTCACAACGTGGAGGCCAAGATCCCCGGCCAGATCCGCTCGGTGCTCAACGTCGTGGAGATGACCGCGCGTGCGCTGCTGGTCGACCGTGCGGCGCTGACCGCCGCACAGGAGTCCGGCGATGTGCTGGGCGCCAACCAGATCATGATGGATGCCTTCTACACCGATGTGCGACCCGCGCTGGCGCAGTGGCGCACCGACCGCGGGCTGCCCGCCGACCCGATAGGCGCTTTCGCCGCATCGGGGTACCAGGACACCATCAATGCCGAACGTACCGGCGGAACCCAGTCATCCTGGGGCGCCTGAGAGGAACGTCATGACCAACGACACCGTCGCCGCACTGATCGACCGGTCCAACCGGCTCGGCGCCGACCCGAGGAACACCAACTACGCCGGCGGCAACACCTCGGCCAAGGGCCGCGACACCGATCCGGTCACCGGCACACCGGTGGATCTGCTGTGGGTCAAGGGATCCGGAGGTGATCTCGGCACGCTCACCGAGAGCGGGCTGGCCGTGCTGCGGCTGGACCGGCTGCGCGCGCTCGTCGACGTCTATCCGGGCGTGGAACGCGAGGACGAGATGGTGGCCGCCTTCGACTACTGCCTGCACGGCAAGGGCGGCGCCGCGCCCTCGATCGACACCGCGATGCACGGCCTCGTCGACGCGGACCACGTCGACCACCTCCACCCGGATTCGGGTATCGCGCTGGCCACGGCAGCCGACGGAGAAGCGTTGACCAAGCAGATCTTCGGCGACCGGGTGGTGTGGATCCCATGGCGGCGGCCCGGTTTTCAGCTCGGCCTGGACATCGCCGAGGTGAAGCGGCAACACCCGCACGCCATCGGCACCATCTTGGGCGGGCACGGCATCACCGCGTGGGGGGACACGTCCGCCGACGCCGAGAGGCACTCCCTGGAGATCATCGAGACGGCGCAGCGGTACATCGACGAACACGGCCGCCTGTACCCGTTCGGTGCGCCGCTGCAGGGCTACCAGGCCCTGCCCGACGAGCAGCGCCGGGCGAAGGCGGCGCGCCTGGCCCCGATCATCCGCGGTCTGGCGTCCACCGACCGGGTGCAGGTCGGCCACTTCACCGATGACCCGCGCGTGCTCGAATTCGTCGGCAGCCAGGCGCATCCGCGGCTGGCCGAACTCGGCACCAGCTGCCCCGACCACTTCCTGCGCACCAAGGTCAAGCCGTTGGTGCTCGATCTGCCCGCCGACGCGTCGATCGAGGAGTGCACGGCGCGGCTGCGCGAACTTCACCAGACCTACCGCGCCGACTATCAGGCGTACTACGACCGTCACGCGAGTCCCGAGTCACCCGCGATCCGCGGCGCTGACCCCGCCATCGTGCTCGTGCCCGGCGTCGGCATGTTCAGCTACGGCAAGGACAAGCAGACCGCCCGCGTGGCCGGTGAGTTCTACCTCAACGCCATCAACGTCATGCGCGGCGCCGAGGCGATCTCGACCTACACGCCGATCGACGAGTCCGAAAAGTTCCGCATCGAGTACTGGGCGCTCGAGGAGGCCAAGCTCGCACGGATGCCGAAACCCAAACCGCTGGCGACCCGCATCGCACTGGTCACCGGGGCCGCGTCGGGCATCGGCAAGGCCATCGCGACGCGACTCGCCGCCGAGGGCGCGTGCGTGGTGATCGCCGACCTGGACGGCGCCAAGGCCGCGGCCGCCGCCGAGGAGATCGGCACCACCGACGTGGCGGTCGGAATCGCGGCCGACGTCACCGACGAGACCGCGGTGCAGGCAGCGGTCGACGCCACCGTACTGGCGTTCGGCGGCGTCGACATCGTGGTCAACAACGCCGGCCTGTCGCTGTCCAAACCACTCCTGGAGACCACCGCCGCGGACTGGGACCTGCAGCACGACGTGATGGCCCGCGGATCGTTCCTGGTGTCCAAGGCGGCCGCGCGGGCGCTGATTGACCAGGGCCTCGGCGGCGACATCCTCTACATCTCGTCGAAGAACTCGGTGTTCGCCGGGCCCAACAACGTCGCCTACGCCGCCACCAAAGCCGATCAGGCACACCAGGTTCGGCTGCTGGCCGCCGAGCTCGGCGAACACGGGGTCAAAGTCAACGGCATCAACCCCGATGGTGTCGTACGCGGCTCGGGCATCTTCGCCGGTGGGTGGGGCGCCAAGCGGGCCGAGGTCTACGGCGTCGCCGAAGAGGACCTCGGCGCGTTCTACGCGCAGCGCACCCTGCTCAAACGCGAGGTCCTGCCCGAGCACGTCGCCAACGCCGCCTTCGCGCTGTGCACATCGGACTTCTCCCACACCACCGGTCTGCACGTGCCGGTCGACGCCGGTGTCGCCGCGGCGTTTCTGCGATGAGCCGCTCTGCCACGGGGCAACTCGCCGCCGTCGACCTCGGTGCCACGAGCGGACGGGTGATGCTCGCCGACCTCACCGGAGGCGTCCTCGAGGTCCGGCAGATCGCCCGCTTCCGCAACGACCCGGTGCATCTGTGGAACGGCACGCGCACGGCGATGCACTGGGACGTCGCCGGGCTCTTCCTCGACATCTGCGGGGGACTCGCCCAGGCCCGCCGGGAGGCGACCGATCTGGTGGGTGTCGGCGTCGACTCCTGGGCGGTCGACTACGGTCTGCTCCGCGGCGGATCGCTGATCGGCCAGCCGTACCACTACCGCGACAGCCGGTGCGACGACGGTGTCGACGCTGTTCATGCGACGGTGACCCGCGAAGAGGTGTACGCCCGCAACGGATTGCAGTTCCTGCCGTTCAACACCCTGTACCAGGTCGCCGCCGACCGCCGGGCCGGCCTGCTCGACCTCGCCGACACCGCGCTGCTGATTCCCGATCTGATCAGCTACTGGTTGACCGGCACCACCGGCACCGAACGCACCAACGCGTCGACCACCGGCCTGCTGCGCATCGACGGTCGCTGGGACGACGACCTGGCCGAGGCCCTCGGCGTCCCCGCGCACCTCTTCCCCGACGTGATCGACCCCGGTACCGATCTCGGACCCGTGCTCCCGGAGGTCGCCGATCGGATCGGTTGGGAGCGCGGGGGCCCGCTCGTCAGCACGGTCGCCTCGCACGACACCGCGTCCGCGGTTGTCGCCGTGCCGATGTCGGCCGAGTCCGCGGTGTACATCTCCTGCGGCACCTGGGCTCTGGTCGGTGTCGAACTCACCGCTCCGGTGCTCAGCGAGGCCGCGCGGGCGGCCAACTTCACCAACGAGGTGGGCGCCGACCGCCGGATCCGCTTCCTGCGCAACGTGATGGGCCTGTGGCTGCTCGCCGAGTCGATCAGGCAGTGGGAGCGCGACGGCACGGACATCCACCTGGACCGGCTCCTCGACGAGGCGGCCGCCTGCCCGCCGCCGTCGGCCGTCTTCGACACCGAGGACACCGTGTTCTCCGCCGCCGGCGACATGCCCGCGCGTATCGCGCGCTGGTACACCGACCGCGGTCTGGCGGCGCCGGTCACGCCGGCCGAGACGGCACGCGCCATCGTCGAGAGCCTGGCCGTCGCCTTCGCCGACGGCGTCGAGGCGGCGTCGGCGCTGTCCGGAACCCCCGTCGAGACCGTGCACATGGTCGGGGGAGGAGCGCTCAACACCCTGCTGTGCCAGCGCGTGGCCGACCTGGTCGGTGTGCCGGTGATCGCCGGACCCGTCGAGGCGACCGCGACGGGCAACCTGCTGATCCAGGCGCGTCATCACGGAATGCTCAGCGGCGACCTGGAAGCGCTTCGCGCGACGGTGGCAGCGGCTGATCTGACCACGCGCTATCAACCCCAACGCTCACCGGCGGGAAAGATGTGGCCATGAAGCGGCACGTACCGAAGATCCGCGACTTCGCTCCGCTGATGCAGTTCGAGAAGCCGGTGCTGCGCCCCAGGGCGCGCCGCCTGGCCAAGGCACTCACCATCGAGGACCTGCGTCGCATCGCGAAGCGCCGCACCCCGACGGCGGCCTTCGACTACACCGACGGATCGGCCGAGGCGGAGTTGTCGATCGCGCGGGCTCGGCAAGCCTTCGCGGACATCGAGTTCCACCCGTCGATCCTTCGCGACGTGTCGACCGTGCGCACGGGCTGGGAGGTGCTCGGCGGTCCCGTGGCGCAGCCTTTCGGCATCGCGCCGACCGGGTTCACCCGGATGATGCAGACCGAGGGTGAGATCGCCGGTGCCCGCGCCGCGGCACGGGCCGGTATCCCGTTCTCGCTGTCCACCATGGGCACCTGCTCGATCGAAGATGTCGCCGCCGCGAACCCGCACGGCCGCAACTGGTTCCAGCTCTACATGTGGAAGGACCGGGATCGGTCGATGGCCCTGGTGGATCGGGCCGCCGCGGCGGGGTTCGACACTCTGCTCGTCACCGTCGACGTTCCGGTCGCCGGTGCGCGCCTCCGAGACAAGCGCAACGGCATGACGATCCCGCCGGCGCTGACGGTCAAGACGGTGCTCGACGCCATCCCGCGGCCCCGGTGGTGGATCGACTTCCTCACCACCGAACCGCTGGCGTTCGCGTCGCTGGACCGCTGGTCGGGAACGGTCGCCGAACTGCTGGACACAATGTTCGACCCGACGGTCACCGTCGACGACCTGGCGTGGATCAGGTCGCAGTGGCCCGGCAAGATCGTCGTCAAGGGCATCCAGACGCTCGAGGATGCCCGCCGTGTCGTCGATCTCGGGGTGGACGGCATCGTCTTGTCCAATCACGGGGGCCGACAGCTCGACCGGGCACCGATTCCCTTCCACCTGTTGCCGACCGTGGCCGCCGAACTCGGCGGGGACGCCGAGATCCTGCTCGACACGGGCATCATGTCCGGTGCCGACATCGTCGCGGCCATCGCGCTGGGCGCCCGCTTCACGCTGATCGGCCGCGCCTACCTCTACGGACTGATGGCCGGTGGCGAGGCCGGCGTCGACCGGGCCATCGAGATCCTGTCCGATCAGGTCGCGCGCACGATGCGGCTGCTCGGCGTCACCTGCCTCGAGGAGCTCACCCCCGGCCATGTCACGCAGCTGATCAGGCTCGCCCCGCGGCCGCACCTGGTAGACCATGTGAGGACTTGACCGAGAACACCTCTGGGGGCGCGGCGATGGCAGCGGGCATGCGAGACGTCGCTGCGAGGGCGTCGGTGTCGGTCGGCACGGTCTCGAACGTCCTCAACGCGCCGCACAAGGTCGCACCCGCCACCGTCGCTCGCGTCCACGCCGCCATCGCCGAGCTCGGGTTCGTCCGCAACGACGCGGCACGGCAACTCAGGGCGCGCCGGTCGCGCTGTGTGGCGCTGCTCGTGCTCGACGTCGGTAATCCGTTCTTCACCGACATCGCCCGCGCCGCGGAGGACCGCGCCGCGCAGGAGAACCTGATCGTCCTGCTCGGCACGTCCGACGACGACCTGGCTCGGGAACGCGCCTACATCGACGCCTTCGACGAACAGCGGGTCTACGGGCTGCTGGTCTCGCCGATCGGTGACGATCTGGGCCGGCTGACGACGATGCGCGCCCGCGGCACCCCGGTGGTGCTGGTGGACCGCGACGGCACCGGGACGCCGTTCGACTCCGTCGCCGTCGACGACGTGGCCGGCGCGGAGGCAGCGGTGCGCCACCTGTGCGAGCGCGGTCGCCGGCGCATCGCGTTCGTCGCGGGACCGACCGAACTGCGGCAGGTCCGCGATCGGTTGGTCGGCGCGCGGCGGGCGATCGCGGCGGTGCCCGGGGCGTCGCTCGAGGTGATCGACGCACCGGCGCTGACGGTGCTGGAAGGCCGGGCGGTGGGGCAGCAGGTGTGCGACCGTCCGTCGCGGCGTCGCCCGGACGCGGTGTTCTGCGCCAACGACCTGCTGGCCATCGGTGTGCTGCAGGCCTTGGTGCTGACCGGCCGGCTTCGGGTTCCCGAGGACATCGCGCTGGTCGGTTACGACGACATCGACTTCGCCCGGTCGGCGGTGGTCCCGCTGACCTCCGTGCGCCAGCCCCGACAGGTGATCGGCGCCACGGCGATCAACCTGCTGCTGGGCGCTGCGGAGGACGGGCCGGACCACCGCGCCGAGCACGTGGTCCTGCAGCCCGAACTGATCGTCCGGGACTCCTCGCCGCCCATCTGAGTATTGTGTACCATACTCAGCGTGGCGCAGAAGTTGCCCCCGCGGTTGGCCGACCACCCCACGGTGCGGAAGGTGCTGGCCCGCCCGTCGCGCCCGCCCGGCGTGGTCGACGCGGGCTGGTTGCGTGCGGTCTGCCGGGAGGCGGGCGTCGACGACGTCGGGTTCGCCCGCGTCGCCGACCCGGCACTCGCATCAGAGGTCGAGCACGTGCAGGCGGCCCTGCCCGGCGCGGTCAGCTACATCTCGCTGGTCGTGAAGATGAACCGCGACAACGTGCGGTCGACGGCCCGCAGCGTGGCCAATCAGGAGTTCCACCGCAGCGGCGAGATCATGAACGAAGCCGCGCACCGCATCACGCGCATCCTGCAGGACGCCGGCCACCGGGTGGTGAACCCGTCGGCGACGTTCCCGATGGAGATGGACCGGTATCCGGGCCGCATCTGGGTGGTGGCGCACAAGCCGGTGGCGGTCGCCGCGGGCATGGGTGTGATGGGCATCCACCGCAACGTGATTCACCCGCGGTTCGGCAACTTCATCCTGCTCGGCACCATCCTGGTGGCCGAGGAGATCTCAGAATACGATGCGCCACTGGACTATTCGCCGTGCCTGGAGTGCAAGCTCTGCGTGGCGGCCTGCCCGGTGGGCGCGATCAAGAAGGACGGCGGCTTCGACTTCGTCGCCTGCTCGGTGCACAACTACCGGGAGTTCATGGGCGGGTTCACCGACTGGGTGCAGACCGTCGCCGACAGCGACGACGCCGAGGATTTCCGGTCCCGCGTCAGCGATGCGGAGAACGCGTCGATGTGGCAGAGCCTGTCGTTCAAGGCCAACTACAAGGCGGCCTACTGCCTCGCGGTGTGCCCGGCCGGCGAAGAGGTCATCGAGCCCTACCTGGAGGACCGCAAGGGGTTCATGGAGGTGGTCCTCAAACCCCTTCAGGACAAGGTGGAGACGCTCTACGTGCTGCCGGGCTCGGAGGCCGAGGCGCACGCCGCCAAGCGGTATCCGCACAAGCCGGTGAAACGGGTCGACAGCGGCATCCGAGGCGTGCGCGGGCGCTGACGAATCACCGCGATCGTCCCCCGAGCCCGGACGGTCGGGGTTAGATGGACCCGACCGTCAGCCGGCCCCGATGCCTGCACCGAGGTCGCTCGCAATCAGGAGGAACGATGGCGCGGGTCCCTGGGATCTCGGCAGGACTGCTCATGGCGGTGTCGATGGCGGTGGCGGTGGCGATTCCGGCACCGGCCTGGGCCGGCGGGCCCGGCGGGGTGGTGGACACCGGCGTGGTGTCCAGGGCCGTGGGATCCGGTGTGCGGGACGGATTGCTCGTCGGCTTCACGGCCACCGGCCCCACCAACGAGATGGCCGCGAGCGCGGTGATCGCCGCCTGCCAGGCCGCCGGCGCGCAGCAGTGCAGCAGCGACGAGCAGACCAACGACGTCTTCTGCATCGCGTCGGTCGGGGCCGATGACGGCAGCGGCATCGTGTCCGGCGGCGCGGGCCCCACTCCCGAGGCGGCCCGCGAGGACGCGTTTCGCCACGTCGCCTCGGCGAACCTGACGCTGGCCCCGAGCGCCCGCATTCTCGCGTCGTCGTGCCCGTGAGCAATCTGGCCGGGCGACAAGCATTCTCACCAGAGAGGCAATCATGAGCAGAACCGTGATGTACCCGCTGGCGGCGCTGATGGCGGGCGCGGCGCTGTTCGCCTCAGCGCCGTTCGCCGCCGCCCAGGCGACCTGCCAGGAAGCCGGCGGCCTGGTGCGGTGCGAGACCAACGGCAGCGTGTCGATCAAGTCGGTGCCCGGCACGCGGGCGCCGAACGTGGCCGATCAGATCCCGCGCAACAACAACAGGTCGGGCATCGTCCTGACCTGGTAGCCCGTCAGGCCCAGGCGTGCACCACGTTCTGGGCCGGTTCGAGGCCCTCGGCGATCAGCAGCTCGACCGCGTCGGCGGCCTGCTCACAGATGGTCGCGACCTCGGTGCGCTCGCGGGAGTTGAACGGTTCCAGCACGAACGACGCACCCGACTGCCGCCCCGGCGGCTTGCCGATGCCGACCCGGACACGGTGAAAGTCGTTGCTGCTCAACGCCGACGAGACCGACCTCAACCCGTTGTGCCCGGCCACCCCGCCGCCGTACTTGAGCCGGATCCGGCCGAAGTCGATGTCGAGTTCGTCGTGCACGATGATCACGTCGCGGGGGGCCACCGAGTAGAACTTGGCCAGCGGACCGACCTGGCGCCCGGACTCGTTCATGTAGACGCGCGGCTTGGCCAGCACCACCGGGCGGCCTGCCAGCCGCCCGGTGGCCACCTCGGCCCCGGACTTCTTGTGCACCTTGAACGTCTCGCCGATGCGGTCGGCGAGCACGTCGACGACGAGGAAGCCGAGGTTGTGCCGGGTGAGTGCGTACTGCGGACCCGGGTTGCCCAGGCCGACCACCAACTGGGGTTCGGCCACGAGGACGGTGTCCTACTCGGAGTCGGCGGCGGGCTCGTCCTCGCCACCCTCGCCGGCCTCGGCGTCGGCCTCGGCCTCGGCGGCCTGCTCCTCGATCGACTCGCCGCCACCCTCGGCCTCGAGCTCTTCCTCGGTCGGCGCCGGGACGACGTTGACGACGAGCAGTTCGGGATCGGACA contains:
- the rhaI gene encoding L-rhamnose isomerase, translating into MIDPLVDNLRIELPSWAFGNSGTRFKVFGTPGVPRNVHEKIADAATVHRLTGLAPTVALHIPWDAVDDYSALARYAEELGVRLGTINSNTFQDDVYKFGSLTHTDKAVRQQAIDHHLACIEVMHQTGSRDLKIWLADGTNYPGQGDIRGRQERLAESLSTIYQHIGAHQRMVLEYKFFEPAMYMTDVPDWGTAYAQVNALGDRAKVCLDTGHHAPGTNIEFIVAQLLRLGKLGSFDFNSRFYADDDLIVGAADPFQLFRIMFEVIRGGALDAGSDVALMLDQCHNVEAKIPGQIRSVLNVVEMTARALLVDRAALTAAQESGDVLGANQIMMDAFYTDVRPALAQWRTDRGLPADPIGAFAASGYQDTINAERTGGTQSSWGA
- a CDS encoding bifunctional rhamnulose-1-phosphate aldolase/short-chain dehydrogenase — translated: MTNDTVAALIDRSNRLGADPRNTNYAGGNTSAKGRDTDPVTGTPVDLLWVKGSGGDLGTLTESGLAVLRLDRLRALVDVYPGVEREDEMVAAFDYCLHGKGGAAPSIDTAMHGLVDADHVDHLHPDSGIALATAADGEALTKQIFGDRVVWIPWRRPGFQLGLDIAEVKRQHPHAIGTILGGHGITAWGDTSADAERHSLEIIETAQRYIDEHGRLYPFGAPLQGYQALPDEQRRAKAARLAPIIRGLASTDRVQVGHFTDDPRVLEFVGSQAHPRLAELGTSCPDHFLRTKVKPLVLDLPADASIEECTARLRELHQTYRADYQAYYDRHASPESPAIRGADPAIVLVPGVGMFSYGKDKQTARVAGEFYLNAINVMRGAEAISTYTPIDESEKFRIEYWALEEAKLARMPKPKPLATRIALVTGAASGIGKAIATRLAAEGACVVIADLDGAKAAAAAEEIGTTDVAVGIAADVTDETAVQAAVDATVLAFGGVDIVVNNAGLSLSKPLLETTAADWDLQHDVMARGSFLVSKAAARALIDQGLGGDILYISSKNSVFAGPNNVAYAATKADQAHQVRLLAAELGEHGVKVNGINPDGVVRGSGIFAGGWGAKRAEVYGVAEEDLGAFYAQRTLLKREVLPEHVANAAFALCTSDFSHTTGLHVPVDAGVAAAFLR
- a CDS encoding rhamnulokinase yields the protein MSRSATGQLAAVDLGATSGRVMLADLTGGVLEVRQIARFRNDPVHLWNGTRTAMHWDVAGLFLDICGGLAQARREATDLVGVGVDSWAVDYGLLRGGSLIGQPYHYRDSRCDDGVDAVHATVTREEVYARNGLQFLPFNTLYQVAADRRAGLLDLADTALLIPDLISYWLTGTTGTERTNASTTGLLRIDGRWDDDLAEALGVPAHLFPDVIDPGTDLGPVLPEVADRIGWERGGPLVSTVASHDTASAVVAVPMSAESAVYISCGTWALVGVELTAPVLSEAARAANFTNEVGADRRIRFLRNVMGLWLLAESIRQWERDGTDIHLDRLLDEAAACPPPSAVFDTEDTVFSAAGDMPARIARWYTDRGLAAPVTPAETARAIVESLAVAFADGVEAASALSGTPVETVHMVGGGALNTLLCQRVADLVGVPVIAGPVEATATGNLLIQARHHGMLSGDLEALRATVAAADLTTRYQPQRSPAGKMWP
- a CDS encoding alpha-hydroxy acid oxidase, which encodes MKRHVPKIRDFAPLMQFEKPVLRPRARRLAKALTIEDLRRIAKRRTPTAAFDYTDGSAEAELSIARARQAFADIEFHPSILRDVSTVRTGWEVLGGPVAQPFGIAPTGFTRMMQTEGEIAGARAAARAGIPFSLSTMGTCSIEDVAAANPHGRNWFQLYMWKDRDRSMALVDRAAAAGFDTLLVTVDVPVAGARLRDKRNGMTIPPALTVKTVLDAIPRPRWWIDFLTTEPLAFASLDRWSGTVAELLDTMFDPTVTVDDLAWIRSQWPGKIVVKGIQTLEDARRVVDLGVDGIVLSNHGGRQLDRAPIPFHLLPTVAAELGGDAEILLDTGIMSGADIVAAIALGARFTLIGRAYLYGLMAGGEAGVDRAIEILSDQVARTMRLLGVTCLEELTPGHVTQLIRLAPRPHLVDHVRT
- a CDS encoding LacI family DNA-binding transcriptional regulator codes for the protein MRDVAARASVSVGTVSNVLNAPHKVAPATVARVHAAIAELGFVRNDAARQLRARRSRCVALLVLDVGNPFFTDIARAAEDRAAQENLIVLLGTSDDDLARERAYIDAFDEQRVYGLLVSPIGDDLGRLTTMRARGTPVVLVDRDGTGTPFDSVAVDDVAGAEAAVRHLCERGRRRIAFVAGPTELRQVRDRLVGARRAIAAVPGASLEVIDAPALTVLEGRAVGQQVCDRPSRRRPDAVFCANDLLAIGVLQALVLTGRLRVPEDIALVGYDDIDFARSAVVPLTSVRQPRQVIGATAINLLLGAAEDGPDHRAEHVVLQPELIVRDSSPPI
- a CDS encoding epoxyqueuosine reductase, yielding MAQKLPPRLADHPTVRKVLARPSRPPGVVDAGWLRAVCREAGVDDVGFARVADPALASEVEHVQAALPGAVSYISLVVKMNRDNVRSTARSVANQEFHRSGEIMNEAAHRITRILQDAGHRVVNPSATFPMEMDRYPGRIWVVAHKPVAVAAGMGVMGIHRNVIHPRFGNFILLGTILVAEEISEYDAPLDYSPCLECKLCVAACPVGAIKKDGGFDFVACSVHNYREFMGGFTDWVQTVADSDDAEDFRSRVSDAENASMWQSLSFKANYKAAYCLAVCPAGEEVIEPYLEDRKGFMEVVLKPLQDKVETLYVLPGSEAEAHAAKRYPHKPVKRVDSGIRGVRGR
- the pth gene encoding aminoacyl-tRNA hydrolase, translating into MAEPQLVVGLGNPGPQYALTRHNLGFLVVDVLADRIGETFKVHKKSGAEVATGRLAGRPVVLAKPRVYMNESGRQVGPLAKFYSVAPRDVIIVHDELDIDFGRIRLKYGGGVAGHNGLRSVSSALSSNDFHRVRVGIGKPPGRQSGASFVLEPFNSRERTEVATICEQAADAVELLIAEGLEPAQNVVHAWA